The following coding sequences lie in one Pantanalinema sp. genomic window:
- a CDS encoding LdpA C-terminal domain-containing domain → MRAPHRSHPLLKPDRRYFKLICGANLTDYPQLRYLSAVYALAGCDLIDVAATPEAVDAAMAGLDDARAIAAAFPGATEPVVMVSVTASDDPHCRLAVKIAERCSWVCPHCRDACPHGAIDEGFHILADKCVGCDLCVSACPYEAIEMAHVPFNPSLTQLWERGARALELHTGAGDRAELATWQKSCQEWVEKGGLFSLSLNAVQMTPQEAASLASHLGEWFPHDRIVIQADGKPISGTAGRESTLPAIAFSEALLATGLSDAVQPAGGANDQTGLVASERQAAIAGVGIGSYARCIIAGKTEAQRALQRRDPGAPLDAVTLADIQRARQLVQSVNRSARGLEDQEA, encoded by the coding sequence ATGCGCGCCCCGCACCGCTCTCACCCCCTGCTGAAGCCCGATCGCCGTTACTTCAAGCTGATCTGCGGGGCGAACCTCACCGACTATCCCCAGCTGCGCTACCTGAGCGCCGTGTACGCGCTGGCCGGCTGCGACCTGATCGACGTGGCGGCCACCCCCGAGGCGGTCGATGCCGCCATGGCCGGCCTCGATGACGCCAGGGCGATCGCCGCGGCCTTCCCGGGGGCCACCGAGCCCGTCGTCATGGTCAGCGTCACCGCCTCGGACGATCCCCACTGCCGGCTCGCCGTCAAGATCGCCGAGCGCTGCTCGTGGGTCTGCCCCCACTGCCGCGACGCTTGCCCGCACGGCGCCATCGACGAGGGGTTCCACATCCTCGCCGACAAGTGCGTCGGCTGCGACCTGTGCGTCAGCGCCTGCCCCTACGAGGCCATCGAGATGGCCCATGTCCCCTTCAACCCCTCCTTGACCCAGCTCTGGGAGAGGGGGGCCCGTGCGCTCGAGCTTCACACGGGCGCCGGCGATCGCGCCGAGCTCGCCACCTGGCAAAAGAGCTGCCAGGAATGGGTCGAGAAGGGCGGCCTCTTCTCGCTCAGCCTCAACGCCGTGCAGATGACGCCCCAGGAGGCCGCCTCGCTCGCCTCGCACCTGGGGGAGTGGTTCCCCCACGACCGGATCGTGATCCAGGCGGACGGCAAGCCCATCAGCGGCACCGCCGGGCGCGAGTCGACCCTGCCTGCGATCGCCTTCTCCGAGGCGCTCTTGGCGACCGGCCTGAGCGACGCGGTCCAGCCCGCGGGCGGCGCCAACGACCAGACGGGGCTGGTTGCGAGCGAGCGTCAGGCCGCGATCGCGGGCGTTGGCATCGGCAGCTACGCGAGGTGTATAATCGCCGGCAAAACCGAGGCGCAGCGGGCCCTGCAACGAAGAGATCCCGGCGCGCCGCTGGATGCCGTGACGCTCGCGGACATCCAGCGCGCCCGCCAGCTCGTCCAGTCGGTGAACCGAAGCGCCCGCGGCTTAGAAGACCAGGAGGCGTAG
- a CDS encoding R3H domain-containing nucleic acid-binding protein yields MSKQREQNITDNLTQMFEILPPALASHLQALSDREQLVEVVMDLGRIPEARLPHHGVDLGEAPVTREDLDHVIKRVGAFSGDNRAGIERTLHRISAIRNRQGLIVGLTCRVGRSVLGTIDIMRDLVESGRSILMLGPPGVGKTTKLREIARVLSTDLKKRVVVIDTSNEIAGDGDIPHPAIGRARRMQVPTPALQHAVMIEAVENHMPEVIVIDEIGTEQEALAARTIAERGVQLIGTAHGNSLENLLMNPTLSDLVGGIHTVTLSDEEARRRGTTKSIQERKAPPTFDIAVELQDRDRLAVHQDVGDVIDQMLRGYLPSPELRQVTSAGKVEIQQAKVEDLSRLATALTGEVGATIRIYPYAVSRSQLERVVKSLRMPVELTRSLRDADALLILKAYVKSASRVLSDAEERQIPTYVVKANTIPQIQKSLREVLHLDVQVLERGDETDALKEARQAIDHALASGQTVELRPRSSHLRKLQHELASRYQLTTQSTGEEPNRRVMIYPAELFD; encoded by the coding sequence ATGTCCAAGCAACGCGAGCAGAACATCACCGACAACCTCACCCAGATGTTCGAGATCCTGCCCCCGGCCCTCGCCAGCCACCTCCAGGCCCTGAGCGACCGCGAGCAGCTGGTCGAGGTGGTGATGGACCTGGGGCGCATCCCCGAGGCGCGCCTGCCTCATCACGGGGTGGACCTGGGCGAGGCCCCGGTCACCCGCGAGGACCTGGACCACGTCATCAAGCGGGTGGGCGCCTTCTCGGGCGACAACCGGGCGGGCATCGAGCGCACCCTGCACCGCATCTCGGCCATCCGCAACAGGCAGGGGCTTATCGTGGGCCTCACCTGCCGCGTGGGCCGCTCGGTGCTCGGCACCATCGACATCATGCGCGATCTGGTCGAGAGCGGCCGATCCATCCTGATGCTCGGCCCCCCCGGCGTCGGCAAGACGACCAAGCTGCGCGAGATCGCGCGGGTGCTCTCGACCGACCTCAAGAAGCGCGTGGTCGTCATCGACACCTCCAACGAGATCGCAGGCGACGGCGACATCCCCCACCCGGCCATCGGCCGCGCCCGGCGCATGCAGGTGCCGACCCCGGCGCTGCAGCACGCGGTCATGATCGAGGCCGTCGAGAATCACATGCCCGAGGTCATCGTCATCGACGAGATCGGCACCGAGCAGGAGGCCCTGGCCGCCCGTACCATCGCCGAGCGCGGGGTCCAGCTCATCGGCACCGCCCACGGCAACTCGCTCGAGAACCTCCTGATGAACCCCACCCTCTCGGATCTGGTCGGCGGCATCCACACCGTCACCCTCTCCGACGAGGAGGCCCGCCGCCGCGGCACCACCAAGAGCATCCAGGAGCGCAAGGCGCCGCCCACCTTCGACATCGCCGTCGAGCTCCAGGACCGGGACCGGCTGGCCGTCCACCAGGACGTGGGCGACGTGATCGACCAGATGCTCAGAGGCTACCTGCCGAGCCCCGAGCTGCGTCAGGTGACCAGCGCGGGCAAGGTCGAGATCCAGCAGGCGAAGGTCGAGGACCTCTCGCGCCTGGCGACGGCGCTGACCGGCGAGGTCGGGGCGACCATCCGGATCTACCCCTACGCCGTGAGCCGCTCGCAGCTCGAGCGGGTGGTGAAGAGCCTGCGCATGCCGGTCGAGCTGACCCGAAGCCTGCGCGACGCGGACGCCCTCTTGATCCTCAAGGCCTACGTCAAGAGCGCCAGCCGGGTGCTCTCCGACGCCGAGGAGCGCCAGATCCCGACCTACGTGGTCAAGGCCAACACCATCCCCCAGATCCAGAAGAGCCTGCGCGAGGTCCTTCACCTGGACGTGCAGGTCCTCGAGCGCGGCGACGAGACCGACGCCCTCAAGGAGGCCCGCCAGGCCATCGACCATGCGCTCGCCAGCGGCCAGACCGTCGAGCTGCGCCCGCGCAGCTCGCACCTGCGCAAGCTCCAGCACGAGCTCGCCAGTCGCTACCAGCTCACCACCCAGAGCACCGGCGAGG